In the genome of Panthera uncia isolate 11264 chromosome B3 unlocalized genomic scaffold, Puncia_PCG_1.0 HiC_scaffold_1, whole genome shotgun sequence, one region contains:
- the LOC125909832 gene encoding cytochrome c oxidase subunit NDUFA4-like has translation MLRQIFSQAKKHPSLIPLFIFIGAGGTGAALYVLPLALFNPDVNCDRKNNPERWNKLGPNDQYKFYSVNVNYSKLKKEGPDF, from the coding sequence ATGTTACGCCAGATCTTCAGTCAGGCCAAGAAGCATCCGAGCTTGATCCCCCTCTTCATATTTATTGGAGCGGGAGGTACTGGAGCAGCACTATATGTCTTGCCCCTGGCGTTGTTCAATCCAGATGTCAATTGTGATAGGAAGAATAACCCAGAACGGTGGAACAAACTGGGTCCCAATGATCAATACAAGTTCTACTCAGTGAATGTAAATTATAGCAAACTGAAGAAAGAAGGTCCAGACTTCTAA